TTTGTTGATTTGTCAGGAAATTGCTCATTATTCAGAGAAAACTTCTGGTGCTTTATTAGCTCCGGCTTCTGCTTTGAAATAAGGTTTTTCTTTAAAGTTTGTAAAATTCGCCAAAATATTATTTGGGAAAGTTTTTATCGTAGTGTTATAATCTTTCGCAGCATCATTGAAATAAACCGTTTCAGATCTGATACTGTTTTCAATTGCGGTGTATTCTCTTTGGAAATTGATGTACTGCTGATCAGCCTTTAAATTAGGATATGATTCTACCACAGCCATTAATCTGCTTAAAGCTCCTGATAATTCTCCCTGTGCAGCCTGAAACTTCGCAAGGTCAGCTTCTGTCATATTGGTAGGATCAATATTTATAGAGGTTGCTTTCGAACGGGCTTCTATTACTTTGGTTAAAGTTTCCTGTTC
The sequence above is drawn from the Chryseobacterium daecheongense genome and encodes:
- a CDS encoding LemA family protein, which translates into the protein MKNKGCLSAGTIGIALLIIVAVIFFWGKSGYNNFVTKEQNVDSKWSNVETVYQKRANLIPNLERTVKSYSKFEQETLTKVIEARSKATSINIDPTNMTEADLAKFQAAQGELSGALSRLMAVVESYPNLKADQQYINFQREYTAIENSIRSETVYFNDAAKDYNTTIKTFPNNILANFTNFKEKPYFKAEAGANKAPEVFSE